In Deltaproteobacteria bacterium, one genomic interval encodes:
- the infB gene encoding translation initiation factor IF-2, translating to MTKIRVHELAKEFGIGSKEMVARIKDLGIPIKNYMSTLEDYEVQAIRQSFLSDQEKDGRAVSVTGESPRVVVRRRHQVIRFKKKIAPSHVAEPVIPVESPPSMPEEGAGAGPPPSFEPIAEGSAPSPAEEPLVQIPGETTGLPEEVHLAPETGEAGLAPVEKGGEEPVSPEPVVPEEAVSPKPIESAEPRRFVRIVERPRVYIPPPAPPRGSRPAPSGQHPSAGERRRPSAPAGVGPRPPEAAPSLISPPPVGPERAKRKGKRIVKVSDMDDRGKRRRAEIRGEKLQPLTKILAEEIGVDAQTEDEEGLEFYAPTGERRRRKAPQPGTLPPKAGKRKISIYETIQVGELAKRMGVKVGDVIMKLMSMGAMVTANQSIDFDTAALLASEYDFEVERKSVAEDLVNIDMEEGEGIAVLRPPVVTVMGHVDHGKTSLLDAIRDADVVSREAGGITQHIGAYHVTLSTGKEVVFLDTPGHEAFTAMRARGAKVTDIVLLVVAADDGVMAQTREAVDHARAAGVPIIVAINKIDKPGANPDRVKRELADIGLVPEEWGGDTITVSISAKQRIGIEELLEMLALQAEVMELTAVPDRPAKGHVIEARLDKGRGPIATFLVSEGTLRVGDAFVCGLHHGKVRAMINDKGEQVESAGPSIPVEIYGLSGVPEAGNEFVVLSDEKKAREVAEYRQLKAREAELVKTGRVSLENVFERMKEQEVKELSILLKTDVQGSSEALADALSRLSTQEIRVNIVRSGTGAIVESDVLLASASNAIIMGFNVRPTSQAKALAEQEGVEIRFYDVIYDAIEDVKKAMVGLLEPVFEEQLIGHASVRETFQVPKVGTIAGCYVTDGAVQRNAKVRILRDGVVVHSGRIGSLRRFKEDVKEVQAGYECGIGIDHFNDIKIGDVLEVYKLEEKRPELGAPLGTAS from the coding sequence ATGACCAAAATCAGGGTACACGAGCTTGCCAAGGAATTCGGCATCGGGAGCAAGGAGATGGTGGCTCGGATCAAGGATCTCGGGATCCCTATTAAGAATTATATGAGCACCCTGGAAGATTATGAGGTCCAGGCCATCCGCCAAAGTTTCCTCTCCGATCAGGAGAAGGACGGCAGGGCGGTATCTGTGACCGGGGAATCCCCTCGGGTAGTCGTCCGGCGGAGGCATCAGGTCATCCGTTTCAAGAAGAAGATCGCTCCTTCCCATGTCGCAGAGCCGGTGATTCCGGTCGAATCTCCTCCCAGCATGCCTGAGGAGGGTGCCGGAGCCGGACCCCCGCCTTCATTTGAGCCCATTGCGGAAGGGTCGGCCCCATCTCCGGCTGAAGAACCGCTGGTCCAGATTCCAGGCGAGACAACAGGCCTGCCGGAAGAGGTCCACCTGGCTCCTGAAACAGGGGAGGCCGGCCTTGCCCCGGTAGAGAAGGGGGGAGAGGAGCCCGTTTCTCCCGAGCCCGTAGTCCCTGAAGAGGCTGTTTCCCCAAAGCCGATTGAATCGGCAGAGCCGAGACGCTTTGTGCGCATCGTGGAAAGACCCCGGGTCTACATCCCGCCTCCGGCCCCGCCCCGGGGGTCTCGCCCCGCGCCTTCCGGCCAGCATCCTTCGGCTGGCGAACGCAGACGTCCTTCTGCACCTGCGGGTGTGGGGCCGAGACCTCCTGAAGCCGCGCCTTCTCTGATCTCTCCCCCTCCCGTGGGGCCGGAACGCGCAAAGCGGAAGGGAAAGCGCATCGTCAAGGTCTCCGACATGGACGACCGGGGCAAGAGGAGGCGTGCTGAGATAAGGGGAGAAAAGCTCCAGCCTCTCACGAAGATTTTGGCCGAAGAGATCGGGGTGGATGCCCAGACCGAGGACGAAGAAGGGCTGGAATTCTATGCCCCGACCGGGGAACGACGCAGGCGCAAGGCCCCCCAGCCTGGCACGCTTCCTCCCAAGGCGGGTAAACGTAAGATCTCCATCTATGAGACCATCCAGGTGGGGGAATTGGCCAAGCGGATGGGTGTAAAGGTCGGGGATGTCATCATGAAGCTCATGAGCATGGGAGCCATGGTGACTGCAAACCAGAGCATCGATTTCGATACGGCAGCCCTTCTTGCCTCTGAGTACGATTTCGAGGTGGAACGCAAGTCGGTCGCAGAGGATCTCGTGAATATAGACATGGAGGAGGGCGAGGGGATCGCCGTGCTCCGTCCGCCGGTTGTGACGGTCATGGGACACGTGGATCACGGAAAGACCTCCCTTCTCGATGCCATCCGGGATGCGGACGTGGTCTCCCGGGAGGCGGGAGGGATCACCCAGCACATCGGCGCGTATCATGTCACCCTTTCCACCGGCAAGGAGGTCGTGTTCCTCGACACCCCGGGACACGAGGCCTTCACCGCCATGAGGGCCCGGGGCGCCAAGGTGACGGACATCGTCCTCCTCGTGGTCGCTGCCGACGACGGGGTCATGGCCCAGACCCGGGAGGCCGTGGATCACGCCAGGGCCGCTGGTGTGCCCATCATCGTCGCAATTAACAAGATCGACAAGCCAGGGGCGAACCCGGACAGGGTCAAGCGTGAGCTTGCCGATATCGGGCTCGTTCCGGAGGAATGGGGCGGTGACACGATCACTGTTTCCATCTCGGCCAAGCAGAGGATCGGGATCGAGGAACTCCTCGAGATGCTCGCCCTACAGGCGGAGGTCATGGAACTGACCGCAGTCCCAGACCGGCCTGCCAAGGGCCACGTGATCGAGGCAAGGCTTGATAAGGGGCGAGGGCCCATTGCGACCTTCCTCGTCTCTGAGGGCACGCTTCGTGTGGGTGATGCCTTTGTGTGCGGTCTCCATCATGGCAAGGTCCGGGCCATGATCAACGACAAGGGGGAACAGGTTGAGAGCGCCGGTCCGTCCATCCCCGTCGAGATCTACGGGCTTTCGGGCGTGCCTGAGGCGGGAAACGAGTTCGTCGTCCTGTCTGACGAGAAAAAGGCCCGCGAGGTGGCGGAATACCGGCAGCTCAAGGCCAGGGAGGCCGAGCTTGTCAAGACGGGCAGAGTGAGCCTCGAGAACGTCTTCGAACGTATGAAGGAGCAGGAGGTCAAGGAGCTTTCCATTCTCCTCAAGACCGATGTGCAGGGGTCGAGCGAGGCCCTTGCGGATGCACTTTCCCGGCTGAGCACGCAGGAGATCCGGGTCAACATTGTCAGGAGCGGCACTGGAGCCATCGTGGAGTCCGACGTCCTTCTCGCCTCTGCGTCCAATGCCATCATCATGGGTTTCAACGTGAGGCCCACCTCCCAGGCCAAGGCCCTGGCGGAACAGGAAGGCGTGGAGATCCGGTTCTACGATGTCATCTACGACGCCATCGAGGACGTCAAGAAGGCCATGGTAGGTCTGCTCGAGCCGGTCTTCGAAGAGCAGCTCATTGGCCATGCAAGTGTCCGGGAGACGTTTCAGGTGCCGAAGGTTGGGACCATCGCAGGGTGTTACGTCACCGACGGTGCGGTCCAGAGGAACGCCAAGGTCCGGATCCTCAGGGACGGGGTCGTGGTGCATTCTGGCAGGATCGGGTCGCTTCGCCGTTTCAAGGAAGACGTCAAGGAGGTCCAGGCGGGCTATGAATGCGGCATCGGGATCGATCACTTCAACGACATCAAGATCGGCGACGTGCTCGAGGTCTACAAACTCGAGGAAAAGCGACCTGAACTCGGTGCCCCCCTCGGAACGGCCTCCTGA
- a CDS encoding DUF448 domain-containing protein, with amino-acid sequence MKHKAFPVRTCIVCGRQAPKMELRRMVLGERSPVSDWLQRLPGRGAYVCAHGSCGKTPARGGVKPFCWAFRTKVLWDEVSDLWAGAHHT; translated from the coding sequence ATGAAACATAAGGCCTTTCCTGTCAGGACATGTATCGTCTGCGGCCGGCAGGCCCCAAAGATGGAGCTTCGAAGGATGGTTCTTGGCGAGCGGAGTCCCGTATCCGACTGGCTGCAGCGTCTTCCGGGCCGTGGGGCTTATGTCTGCGCCCATGGATCATGTGGGAAAACGCCTGCTCGTGGCGGCGTAAAGCCCTTTTGCTGGGCATTTCGGACGAAGGTCCTTTGGGATGAGGTCTCGGATCTCTGGGCAGGGGCGCATCATACGTGA
- the nusA gene encoding transcription termination factor NusA — MSTELNRIIDQISREKGVDRQVLVEAVVDAMKSAIKKRFGSGIDLDVVYDDVRGQIEVFQYRTVVESVQDPETEISLDEAHRLDPESELGDSIGTKMDISALGRIAAQAARQVIAQRMKSVECDVIYDEFKDREGEIIGGIIQRFERGAVIVNLGRTEAILPTSEQIPSESYRRGDRIRALIIEVRKTFKEPQVVLSRSHPNFLVKLFEFEVPEIAEGIVHVMGVAREPGSRAKIAVSSSQSDVDPVGACVGMRGGRVQAIVQELKGEKIDIVPWHPDPAKYVYNALAPAECSKVIVDESNNSLEVIVPDDQLSLAIGRAGQNVRLAAKLMGWKIDVKSETRFANLEDPGYQTLLEVPGMTENIADKLFAQGIATRDLLASCEVEDVAKRARLSRDIVESLRAEAGKVEAGAHET; from the coding sequence ATGTCAACGGAACTCAACAGGATTATAGATCAGATAAGCAGGGAAAAGGGTGTGGACAGGCAGGTGCTCGTCGAGGCCGTCGTGGATGCGATGAAATCTGCCATCAAGAAACGTTTCGGTTCGGGTATCGATCTCGATGTGGTATATGACGACGTCAGGGGTCAGATTGAGGTGTTCCAGTACCGGACGGTCGTCGAGAGCGTCCAGGACCCGGAGACCGAGATCTCTCTTGACGAGGCCCATCGGCTTGATCCCGAAAGCGAACTCGGGGACAGCATCGGGACGAAGATGGATATCTCGGCCTTGGGCAGGATCGCCGCCCAGGCCGCGCGCCAGGTCATTGCCCAACGAATGAAGTCCGTGGAATGCGACGTGATATACGATGAATTCAAGGACCGGGAGGGGGAGATCATCGGCGGCATTATCCAGCGTTTCGAGCGGGGGGCAGTAATCGTCAACTTGGGACGGACCGAGGCGATCCTCCCCACATCCGAGCAGATACCGTCAGAGAGCTACCGGCGTGGTGACAGGATTCGGGCGCTTATCATCGAAGTGAGAAAGACATTTAAGGAACCCCAGGTCGTTTTGTCGAGGAGTCATCCCAATTTCCTCGTCAAGCTTTTCGAGTTCGAGGTCCCTGAGATCGCCGAGGGTATCGTCCATGTCATGGGAGTCGCCCGAGAGCCGGGGAGCAGGGCCAAGATTGCCGTCAGTTCCAGCCAATCCGACGTAGACCCAGTCGGGGCGTGTGTCGGCATGCGGGGAGGGAGGGTTCAGGCCATTGTCCAGGAACTCAAAGGCGAAAAGATCGACATTGTGCCATGGCATCCTGACCCTGCCAAGTATGTCTACAACGCCCTTGCCCCTGCGGAATGTTCCAAGGTGATCGTCGACGAGTCCAACAACTCCCTTGAGGTGATAGTACCTGACGATCAGCTCTCCCTCGCCATCGGAAGGGCCGGACAGAATGTCCGGCTTGCCGCCAAGCTCATGGGATGGAAGATCGATGTCAAGAGCGAGACGCGTTTTGCCAATCTGGAGGATCCGGGCTACCAGACCCTGCTTGAGGTCCCGGGCATGACGGAAAACATCGCTGACAAGCTCTTCGCCCAGGGGATCGCCACACGGGATCTGCTTGCCTCTTGCGAGGTGGAGGACGTGGCCAAGAGGGCCCGTCTTTCTCGAGACATCGTGGAATCCCTTCGGGCCGAGGCAGGGAAGGTGGAAGCAGGTGCCCATGAAACATAA
- a CDS encoding ribosome maturation factor RimP: MENANDIVEKVRAIVEPTVREAGVDLVDVEYARGPQGRILRLRIDKGGGVTLDDCEAVSRIIGDVLDAHDPIPGAYSLEVSSPGINRPLKRWKDFVRFQGDRVFVETRQAVSGRRRFTGVMISAEDGLLRIRVEGAGVFEIPFEQVAKARLDIL, encoded by the coding sequence ATGGAAAATGCGAATGACATCGTGGAAAAGGTCCGGGCCATAGTGGAACCGACGGTCCGGGAGGCTGGTGTTGATCTCGTGGATGTGGAGTATGCGCGGGGTCCACAGGGCAGGATCCTCAGGTTGAGAATAGACAAGGGCGGCGGTGTAACTCTCGATGATTGCGAGGCCGTGAGCCGGATCATCGGGGATGTCCTCGACGCGCACGATCCCATACCGGGCGCCTATTCCCTCGAGGTCTCATCTCCCGGCATCAACAGGCCCCTCAAGAGATGGAAGGACTTTGTCAGGTTTCAGGGCGATCGTGTCTTTGTAGAGACACGGCAGGCCGTCTCGGGCCGCAGGCGGTTCACAGGGGTTATGATATCCGCTGAGGACGGCCTCCTTCGGATCCGGGTCGAGGGTGCAGGCGTGTTCGAGATCCCTTTCGAACAGGTCGCGAAGGCAAGATTGGACATATTATAA
- the fliJ gene encoding flagellar export protein FliJ: protein MAFRFRLERLLRLRQRELELAESSFSRALEILRYWDRRRAAVEEERRRIETACADAMLRGIPAEDYLIMVDRIHFLEEACAHAETEIVRSKDEVEAARLALVERKRSAQVVERLMAREQVRYEHEERERMQREADEFAIIRHVSKRRQRRS, encoded by the coding sequence GTGGCGTTCCGATTCCGCCTTGAGAGGCTTCTTCGCCTGCGGCAGCGGGAACTCGAGCTAGCCGAGTCGTCCTTTTCACGGGCCTTGGAGATATTGAGGTACTGGGACCGTCGGCGGGCCGCGGTGGAAGAAGAGCGCCGGCGTATCGAAACGGCCTGTGCAGACGCCATGCTCCGCGGAATCCCGGCTGAAGATTATTTGATAATGGTCGACCGTATCCATTTTCTCGAGGAAGCGTGCGCCCATGCCGAAACGGAGATCGTCAGGTCGAAGGATGAGGTCGAGGCTGCGCGGCTGGCCCTGGTAGAAAGGAAAAGGTCCGCCCAGGTCGTGGAGCGTTTGATGGCCCGTGAACAGGTGAGGTATGAGCATGAAGAGCGGGAAAGGATGCAGAGGGAAGCGGATGAATTCGCCATCATCAGACATGTCTCTAAGCGGCGGCAAAGGCGGTCGTAG
- a CDS encoding FliI/YscN family ATPase, whose protein sequence is MNLDFSPYLASIEGIKVIRPCGTVNQVIGMVVEGSGPAVSIGGLCTIERGAHGTIPAEVVGFREREILLMPYGDTRGIEPGGRIWAVSERAEARVGDALKGRILDGLGHPIDGKGPLVLGDSRPLYTEPLNPMERPRITSPLDVGVKAINACLTVGKGQRIGIMAGSGVGKSTLLGMIARHTTAHVNVIALIGERGRELMDFIERDLGEEGLARSVVIIATSDQPPLIRIRGAFFATAVSEYFRDQGQDVILMMDSLTRFAMAYREVGLAIGEPPTSRGYTPTVFSQLPRLLERAGRKSDAGSITGIYTVLVEGDDMNEPIADAVRSIVDGHIVLRRELAQQGHYPAIDILASVSRVMRDIAAPGQIAAASSLVKVLAAYQRAEDLINLGAYVKGTNPDIDFAVRKIQQVKGFLAQEPEQRASLEESIRGLIDLFQG, encoded by the coding sequence ATGAATCTGGATTTTTCTCCATATCTCGCATCCATCGAGGGGATCAAGGTAATCAGGCCTTGCGGCACGGTGAACCAGGTGATCGGCATGGTGGTCGAGGGCTCTGGGCCTGCGGTGTCCATCGGAGGCCTCTGTACCATCGAACGCGGGGCGCATGGGACGATCCCGGCGGAGGTGGTGGGTTTTCGAGAGAGGGAAATCCTCCTCATGCCCTACGGGGACACGAGGGGGATAGAGCCGGGCGGAAGGATCTGGGCCGTGTCGGAGAGGGCGGAGGCCAGGGTCGGGGATGCCCTCAAAGGAAGAATTTTGGACGGCCTCGGACACCCCATCGACGGAAAGGGGCCCCTTGTCCTCGGGGATTCGCGCCCCCTCTACACCGAGCCGCTGAATCCCATGGAACGCCCCCGCATCACAAGCCCCCTCGACGTGGGGGTAAAGGCGATCAACGCCTGTCTCACCGTGGGAAAGGGGCAGCGCATCGGGATCATGGCCGGATCCGGGGTGGGCAAGAGCACACTTCTCGGCATGATCGCCCGCCATACTACTGCCCATGTGAACGTGATCGCCCTCATCGGGGAGCGGGGACGGGAGCTCATGGATTTCATTGAACGGGACCTGGGGGAGGAAGGGCTTGCCCGTTCCGTCGTCATCATCGCTACCTCCGATCAGCCGCCTCTTATTCGGATCAGGGGCGCCTTTTTCGCCACGGCCGTTTCGGAGTACTTCCGCGACCAGGGTCAGGATGTCATCCTCATGATGGATTCCCTCACCCGTTTCGCCATGGCGTACAGGGAGGTGGGGCTTGCCATCGGGGAGCCTCCAACCTCCCGGGGGTACACGCCGACGGTCTTCTCCCAGCTTCCCAGGCTTCTTGAACGGGCAGGCCGAAAGTCAGACGCCGGGAGCATCACCGGCATCTACACCGTGCTTGTGGAAGGGGATGACATGAACGAACCTATCGCCGACGCGGTTCGCTCCATCGTGGACGGCCACATCGTGCTGAGGCGGGAGCTGGCCCAGCAAGGGCACTATCCTGCCATCGACATCCTTGCGAGCGTGAGCAGGGTCATGCGGGACATCGCAGCCCCCGGCCAGATCGCCGCCGCTTCTTCCCTCGTCAAGGTGCTTGCGGCCTATCAGCGGGCGGAAGACCTCATCAATCTGGGCGCGTACGTGAAGGGGACGAATCCAGACATAGATTTCGCTGTGAGAAAGATCCAGCAGGTCAAGGGGTTTCTCGCCCAGGAGCCGGAGCAGAGGGCGTCTCTTGAAGAGAGCATTCGCGGCCTCATCGATCTTTTCCAGGGGTGA
- the fliG gene encoding flagellar motor switch protein FliG: MAKALPRETIDLSDPKGVEKAAVFLMTMGEAFTADVFRYLSESEVRQVSSVMARIESIPGDAVQKVLGEVREKMSLVQGGVSVSIEEFLKKVLFSSMQEEQAQRIYEDIMRQLHPSTFKKLSGLEPKVIMNFLRNEHPQTIAVILAHLEPDLSAAILRELPEAMQGEVMMRIANLEKISPDIIAEIDRVLENELFAVEMSDVQRVGGAVKVAEILNNVDRSLEESLLEKIEENSEPLAEEIRKLMFKFEDLLGVDDRAIIQILKEISTEELKLSLKAAPEELKEKFFRNMSERASQMLREDLEVMGPVRLREVEQAQQAIIKVAKRLESEGKIVLGAKGGGDVFV; the protein is encoded by the coding sequence ATGGCCAAAGCGCTACCTCGTGAGACCATAGATCTTTCCGACCCCAAGGGTGTGGAAAAGGCCGCGGTCTTTCTCATGACCATGGGTGAGGCCTTTACTGCTGACGTGTTTCGTTACCTAAGCGAGAGCGAGGTGAGGCAGGTGTCTTCGGTCATGGCCCGAATCGAGAGCATTCCAGGGGATGCGGTCCAGAAGGTCCTTGGGGAGGTGCGAGAAAAGATGTCACTCGTGCAGGGCGGGGTCTCTGTATCCATCGAGGAGTTTCTCAAAAAGGTCCTCTTTTCCTCAATGCAAGAGGAGCAGGCCCAAAGGATCTACGAAGACATCATGCGGCAGCTCCACCCGTCCACCTTCAAGAAGCTCAGCGGTCTCGAACCCAAGGTCATCATGAATTTTCTGAGGAACGAGCATCCCCAGACCATCGCAGTGATTCTTGCCCATCTGGAGCCGGATCTCTCTGCCGCAATCCTGCGTGAGCTTCCCGAGGCCATGCAGGGGGAGGTCATGATGAGGATCGCCAATCTCGAAAAGATCAGCCCGGATATCATCGCAGAAATCGATCGGGTCCTGGAAAATGAGCTTTTTGCCGTCGAGATGAGCGATGTCCAACGCGTGGGCGGGGCGGTCAAGGTGGCGGAGATCCTTAACAACGTGGATAGGAGTCTTGAGGAAAGCCTGCTCGAGAAGATCGAGGAGAATTCCGAGCCCCTCGCCGAGGAGATCCGAAAGCTCATGTTCAAGTTCGAGGATCTCCTCGGGGTGGACGATAGGGCAATCATCCAGATCCTGAAGGAGATCAGCACCGAGGAGCTGAAGCTCTCCCTCAAGGCCGCGCCCGAGGAGCTGAAGGAGAAGTTTTTCCGCAACATGTCGGAACGTGCATCCCAGATGCTCCGGGAGGATCTGGAGGTCATGGGGCCTGTACGTCTCAGGGAGGTGGAGCAGGCCCAGCAGGCCATCATCAAGGTGGCCAAGCGCCTCGAAAGCGAGGGAAAGATCGTTCTTGGCGCAAAGGGAGGAGGCGATGTCTTTGTCTAA
- the fliF gene encoding flagellar M-ring protein FliF encodes MPTPAEIFSQTKRMVAGLSLRQKLVAGGVAAAALASFAALFFFVNSVTYRTLYADLAPEDAAAVVSWLKAAGYPYRISQGGGAIQVPEDRVYDIRLELAGAGLPKGSGIGFEIFDKTSIGATDFVQNVQYQRALQGELERTISRFPQVKAVRVHIAQPRESLFLSDSKDPTASVVLDLKPGQELTHSQVNGIVHLVSSSVPRLSKDRVSVVDTTGELLSGDRSVGGDLQGLTASQLAYRKQLEEHVRQKIQSMLDNVLGAAKSVVRVSADLDFDQVQVSEDRFNPDESVVRSEQKQFETDMAGGTGGIPGVTGGLADKLQGNAGQATATGNTRQRRQETTNYEISRIQRQVSGAQGTIKRLSVGVLVDGTYKLENGQSVYAARSPEEMANFERIVKAAMGFSRERGDEVSVVNVPFTVRSNEPKSTFSQVAEVGGRYVKPFVNLVLAILFIVFVIRPLIERFVRGRGEQAADLAISQAGAEALEAGGAAALEHLPDARKELRDIASDYPERAAALVKIWLREGLESSKGLKDGQSATS; translated from the coding sequence ATGCCTACCCCAGCAGAGATCTTCTCCCAGACAAAAAGGATGGTAGCGGGGCTTTCCCTTCGCCAAAAGCTTGTGGCAGGCGGTGTTGCTGCAGCGGCGCTCGCATCCTTTGCCGCCCTCTTTTTCTTCGTCAACAGCGTGACATACCGGACCCTCTATGCCGACCTCGCCCCGGAGGACGCGGCTGCTGTGGTCTCTTGGCTCAAGGCAGCCGGTTATCCTTACCGGATCTCACAGGGAGGGGGCGCCATCCAGGTCCCGGAAGACCGCGTGTATGACATTCGGCTCGAGCTCGCCGGGGCCGGGCTTCCAAAGGGCAGCGGCATCGGATTCGAGATCTTTGACAAGACCAGCATCGGGGCGACCGATTTCGTTCAGAACGTCCAGTACCAGCGGGCCCTCCAGGGTGAGCTCGAACGGACGATCTCCCGGTTCCCACAGGTAAAGGCCGTGAGGGTCCATATCGCCCAGCCCAGGGAATCCCTTTTCCTTTCGGACAGCAAGGATCCTACGGCGTCAGTGGTCCTCGACCTCAAACCAGGGCAAGAACTCACCCATAGCCAGGTGAATGGGATCGTGCATCTGGTCTCCAGCTCCGTCCCCCGGCTTTCCAAGGATAGGGTCTCGGTGGTGGATACCACAGGCGAGCTCCTCTCCGGTGACAGGTCTGTGGGCGGTGATCTTCAGGGCCTCACTGCTTCCCAGCTCGCCTACAGGAAACAACTCGAAGAGCATGTCCGCCAGAAGATCCAGAGCATGCTCGACAACGTCCTTGGGGCCGCTAAATCCGTGGTCCGCGTCTCTGCGGATCTGGATTTCGACCAGGTCCAGGTGAGCGAGGACCGGTTTAATCCGGACGAGAGCGTAGTCAGGAGCGAGCAGAAGCAATTCGAGACCGATATGGCGGGCGGAACCGGCGGTATTCCAGGGGTCACGGGAGGGCTTGCCGACAAGCTCCAGGGTAATGCCGGACAGGCCACTGCAACCGGGAATACGCGCCAACGGAGGCAGGAGACGACCAATTACGAGATCTCCCGAATCCAGCGTCAGGTGAGTGGGGCGCAAGGAACGATCAAGCGCCTGTCTGTCGGTGTGCTCGTAGATGGGACCTACAAGCTGGAGAACGGCCAATCCGTGTATGCTGCTCGTTCGCCCGAGGAGATGGCCAATTTCGAGAGGATCGTCAAGGCGGCCATGGGGTTCAGCCGGGAGCGGGGCGATGAGGTGAGTGTGGTGAACGTACCGTTCACGGTCCGCTCCAATGAGCCCAAGAGCACGTTTTCCCAGGTGGCTGAGGTGGGGGGAAGGTACGTCAAGCCGTTCGTGAACCTCGTTCTTGCGATCCTTTTCATCGTCTTTGTCATCCGGCCGCTTATAGAGCGGTTTGTGCGCGGCCGAGGCGAGCAGGCCGCGGATCTGGCTATCTCCCAGGCAGGGGCGGAGGCCCTCGAGGCTGGCGGGGCTGCCGCCCTTGAACATCTGCCCGACGCACGCAAGGAACTCCGGGATATCGCAAGTGATTATCCCGAGCGCGCCGCCGCCCTCGTGAAGATATGGCTGCGTGAAGGGCTCGAATCTTCCAAGGGGCTGAAGGATGGCCAAAGCGCTACCTCGTGA
- the fliE gene encoding flagellar hook-basal body complex protein FliE, protein MITSIDSASAASAAMKAPNGQKAQGGGFYEALERGLRSVNQEILSAQDLAARSAAGEPVDLSAKVIASAKADLSLKLLVQARNKVIGAYEEIMRMQF, encoded by the coding sequence ATGATCACGTCGATTGATTCTGCTTCAGCCGCAAGCGCGGCCATGAAGGCCCCAAACGGGCAAAAGGCTCAGGGCGGCGGCTTTTACGAGGCCCTTGAAAGGGGGCTGCGGTCCGTGAACCAAGAGATCCTCTCTGCCCAGGATCTGGCCGCCAGAAGTGCAGCAGGCGAGCCCGTGGACCTCTCTGCCAAGGTCATCGCATCCGCTAAGGCGGACCTCTCCCTGAAGCTCCTCGTGCAGGCCAGGAACAAGGTCATAGGGGCCTATGAGGAGATCATGCGGATGCAGTTCTGA
- the flgC gene encoding flagellar basal body rod protein FlgC has protein sequence MSFVTAISIAASGLSAERTRLNVAAMNLANAHVTRTIDGGPYRARSVIFASAPHRPDREASFGAYLLPAVFPVDGESGSDLEEVRVAGIVEDPVPFREVYDPGHPDADEKGIVRLPNVNVMEQMVDIMTAARAYEANLTAIETAKAMALKTLEIGK, from the coding sequence ATGAGTTTCGTTACCGCCATTTCCATCGCAGCCAGCGGGCTTTCTGCGGAAAGGACCAGGCTCAACGTGGCCGCGATGAACCTGGCAAATGCCCACGTGACCCGGACCATCGACGGCGGTCCCTACCGGGCGAGATCCGTCATCTTCGCCTCGGCCCCACATCGCCCAGACAGGGAGGCGTCTTTCGGGGCCTATCTCTTGCCTGCGGTCTTTCCTGTGGACGGAGAGAGCGGGTCGGATCTGGAAGAGGTGCGGGTTGCGGGGATCGTGGAGGATCCGGTGCCGTTTCGCGAGGTCTATGACCCGGGGCATCCGGACGCGGATGAAAAGGGCATCGTCAGGTTACCTAACGTGAACGTCATGGAACAGATGGTGGATATCATGACCGCGGCCCGGGCCTACGAGGCGAACCTCACGGCCATTGAGACCGCAAAGGCCATGGCCTTGAAGACACTCGAGATCGGAAAGTGA
- the flgB gene encoding flagellar basal body rod protein FlgB — protein sequence MKGIFGRTFEVLKAALYVRGKRNEVLAANISNLETPGYRAKDIPFQEVMSRYLENGKQGGLRVTQAGHIPDPRRAATVTMGSGSLTEGCAISDITPRERGTPNSVDLDREMVELALNNLEFQSTVQSLIKELDMLKTAITEGGKV from the coding sequence ATGAAGGGGATTTTCGGACGGACCTTCGAGGTCCTGAAGGCTGCCCTCTACGTGAGGGGAAAGAGAAACGAGGTCCTTGCAGCCAACATCTCCAATCTCGAGACACCCGGCTACAGGGCAAAGGATATCCCGTTCCAGGAGGTCATGAGCCGCTATCTTGAAAACGGAAAACAAGGGGGGCTTCGCGTCACGCAGGCCGGTCATATCCCGGATCCGAGGCGCGCGGCAACCGTCACCATGGGATCCGGATCTCTGACAGAGGGGTGTGCGATTTCCGATATCACCCCAAGGGAGAGGGGGACACCCAACAGCGTGGATCTCGACCGGGAGATGGTGGAGCTCGCCCTCAACAACCTGGAGTTCCAGTCCACGGTCCAGTCCCTTATAAAGGAGCTCGACATGCTCAAGACTGCCATTACTGAAGGAGGCAAGGTATGA